A stretch of DNA from Ochotona princeps isolate mOchPri1 chromosome 13, mOchPri1.hap1, whole genome shotgun sequence:
TATCATTTTTAAGTTGTCAAATCCTCTGACCTTATAAcatctttacagaaaaaaagtgcATGCTAGCCATGTCTACTACTGCAGAGGCTATCTTGACAGGAATGAAAAGCCAGGTTTATCCTTGCTGCATGAATGCTAGAGTGATTTCCTGCCCAACACCACTAGAAAGCAGCCTATCAAGGAAACCTGAATTTCCTTTTAAAGAGAAGGCGCTTCTGATGCCTAGGATAAAGGCGTGCTAAAACAGCAGagtcccaccccagccccagtcttTGGTGTAATTCATGATGGAATTCTATCATTATtcataagattttttattatagaCAGTGACTGAATAATTTCTCAGTAAGCCAAAGGGAAGACTGACAATAACTGAATTCAAGACCTGGTTAATCAGGCTGTTTGAAAatctacattttcattttaaagttacttttttaatgaaaaactatACTTTCCAAACACACAGAGTACAATGGAAATTTACCAACctggccttttttgtttttagaataggCTCTGTTGTTGAACTGTTGCCATTTCACCTTCTGGTCCTCTCTTTCCTGCTCAAGCTCTTTTATTCTCTGTGCTTTTTTcaaagctttcttctttttatattcACGCTGCTGGGCAATCATTTCTTttctgagtgaaaaaaaaaaagagctaaatgctaacttttaaataaaacaaaagatgatTTCCTTGCAGATTTTAGCAACACATAAATACAACAGACTTACCACTGTCCTCTCGAGGAATACCAGGTACTCATTCTTCCCTTACGTACCATCTTTAAAAATACCCAAACATAACTAACATACACCCTTCAACTATGACTTTTTGATATTTACACAGCTTCTGCAAGTTAGTTTTAAACAAGCTGAGTTTCAACATGAGTGTTTACCTTTATCAATTTCCAAGAAACACCACTAACAAATATGCAACACTTGAAAAATGTGTATGAAGAGATTCAATGTGCTGGGATTATTTCACTTAAACTGAGAAACAGCATTACAAAGGGGAAGAAAATATAGCAACGCTGAACAATGACAGCGAAAGCCAAAATTTCCTCCAGAAAAATCCTAAATAGGATCAGAGCCTAAAACTGTCATTCTCTGTTAATTCTGATTTCTCATCACAGAGATTTTTAACAGACAAAAAGATCTAGACTCTCCTTCACCATACAAACACCAGGAAGCTAAGTATACTTTTTGCAAAGAAATCAGTCAAAAGATCAAATAGTTCTACAATCTGATTTTCCCATGAGATGCTTATATTGTTTTGATAAAAGTATCATTTTTCTAAGTTGAAATACAGTTATGTAatgacataaaattttaaaagctctcAACAAATCCAAAATAGCAAATCACGGCAGATCCGTAGTCAACCAAGACTTAACATTGCTGAGTTTAGACTGCCACCATCTTACATCTGGGTCGTGGAACAGGAGATACCTTCCCACAACTGCTAGTAGCAATTCTAAGGCTTCACTCTGACCACATGACATACTGCCTACTAAAATCATTTAGTAGTGGCTTTCAAGCATTTATAATGTGTCTTGCTTCTGAAATCTCTTGTCCAATCATCCCCCTGGCCAGTACCTGCTTTTTACCTCAGGAGTTTTGTTACTTCAGTGTTCTCCctcatttttcaaaaaggaagTATTAATCCAAAGACGAAGTGTGCGCCTAAAATGCTAAAGTCAGAATCACTTACTTTGACATGGGTTTGCTGCCACTGTCTTCCtttgccttcctcccttcttccacaGGCTTCAGGTTCAACAGTGGCGTCACTTCGGCGTTGCCGTAACCAGCAAAGGTGATCGCAGCGGTGCCGTTCTCCTCATCTATCTCCTCAATCTCGGCTTCGTAACACCTGTAAAGATATCATGGCTGTAAGCAGGTGAGTAAAGGTTTCGTACTCAGCCCAGACTTACACTGCAGTGATTCAATCAGTACATGTTTCCACATTGACGCTTCTATAATTAGATGGCCCTTTTAGCCATGATAACCAAAGTCTCTGCAGTTAGCcatctgctattttaaaaaaatgctaatgaAAATACTGTCAGATAAGTTTCtcatttatatatattacatatctgTTTTTGATGTGTTTTAATCTGAAAAAACACTTCTTACAGGAATGATTTCACTATGTACACTTCACAGTTACCTGAAATAATCAGGCATTTATATCAAATTAGAAAAGACTtttgaaaatatacatttattttctttttcacttttctttcctcTAAGATCCAAGCTATTCTTTTCCTCAAACTGAATCTAAAGCTAAAACTAAACTGTAGTCATCACAACAACCCAAGAATTAAAGCTGGCTTTACCAATCACATGTCCTACACAACAGGGTAGTTCAAACTGAATGAAAACATCTTACCATTGTATTTTATTACTTCATGTTATAGTTAGAAGGTTTTTTTCTACACTTACTGTCCATCTTCACTCCAGATTGCCATACATTTGTCTCCTACTTTCCATGAATGAGTGGGCTGAGTAGAAGCAAAACTGTCGGAACTCGTAAGAGTTTCAGAAGGTTGAGTCGACAGAAGATCTTTGGTTAGTTCTATAACTTCCTAAAGAAAGAGCAAAACCAGCATTCTGATTACAAACGCTCTCACATCATATGGCACTTGTTACTAAGCACTCTCCATAAGTATTTTCTGTAGTGTAGAAGCTGAGACATAGTATTGTACACTAGTCAAGTGGAGGAACTGTGATTttaaactcatttattttcaaCCTAATCACAAATACTAATGAAAACAGATGAATTTATACCATGCATTAATTCTAACTGCCCATCTTAATTAAGATCTCTTAAGATGAGAAATCAAAGACTGAAATAAATTCAAGACCCCTTTTACTTGCATTGTCATGTGTTTCATGCAATCATACTTTTACTGGGTTTTGCTTGGCAattctcactccccaaatcaccaaAACAAAGCAGCCTTATTAGTAACAATGTTATACTTGTACTTTTCtactaaaatattgttttaagcATATGTTAAGAAGCCAGCAATGTTCATATTTATTATAAAACTTATGCATCTAAGTAAACCAATATGGTTTAACGTTAACCACATTAGCACACTTTCATTTAAAAGTACATATACAGAGGCAGGCAATGCATGCCTCTCCAAGGGGCAAATAGCGCAAGCTTACATTTACTGGCTTCGCTCAAAGGTGCTTTGGTAAGGATGACCGCAAACTTCAGACACAGTAAGTGCAGGTGGGCCTGGCCACCCATTCCCTATCCCTGTATCCTAATAAAGATCCATGTTATCCATTATACTATCTACTTTACGTTCACAATATCTGTTCCCCAATTTTTGTACTAAAATCATCCAATTATGTGTTTAGGGAAAACAATTAGCGAAGTTTAACTCCACTGAATTTGTTCTGGCTGCCACTAAAATTTCCTAAGAAATTCAGTAGCCAAGAAAGTTAAATATTACATCTTCCGGCTACTTCTGAAAAACTAGTATTTGGGAATTTAAAGATCAGTTTTgcgaataaaataaaaaataatcagatCTGAATTAAAATGTCAGCTATCTCCAGATTTTGACTTGTAAATAGCCAtccaattattttttaatcagaCAAGTCCTTTGCATTTAAATATAGCAAAGAACTTCCAAAAAACAGATCAAGTAGTCACAAACACTAAAGCATCCTGTCTTGTTTGTACTTAACCAGGTTTAAGGTCAGGACTGTAACCTAGTAAGCCTCCTCAAGAGCCCACACAATCCCCATCGTCAGGTACTTCCACATCCTCCTAGAGATCGTTAATCCTGCACCTGTCTCAAATTTAGAGCTCTCTTAGGCCAGAACACTTCCCCACTGTATTTTTACAAGGATATGCAGTTTTCATCAAAGAAAGGCATCTTGAGCAGCTGTGCATGTTACAAAGGATTTTCAGAACATTTTACTAATAAAAAGACACTTAAAAATCTGTATCCAGAGTATCTGCCTGGTGTCCTCTATCATGGTTTTATGTATCCCTCCCAATAAACTATGAAGAAtctcataacattttttttctccacgtTTGCATATGGATCAAAGTATTACAGAAACTATTTTATGAATGAGGGGGTTCTTAAAGGTACATACCATTAATTACTTTTCCTCCcccaagtctgaattctgaaactGCTCCTTCCATGACAGATGGGCAGCAGTTACAGTAAGCGGCAACTCCAGGAAGCACAGGTGTTGTGATCTACAGATCAGCAGGTCAAAGGGGTGCACTCAGGCACTCTGCTTCCTGAAGGAAGGCGTTTCGGGGATGTAGAGCCACTGGAATATATGAGACAAGTGactggacccctgcctccttTAGAACCAGCTTATTCAGCTAAACAGCCTAAGAAATGGACTACTGTTGTGACCACAAACTGCCTGGGGGGTGACTCTGCTAGTTAGCCTGGATTGTAATACTTCTTttcaagtgagaaaaaaaaaaaaaagacagtatgaCTTCAGTAGATTAATTTCCTGCCTTCTGAGTAACTTTATTCTACAAGAAAGATAATACATGCAGAAGAAACATGGAAACTTTACTGGAAAAATCGAAGTCactgaaaaaaatgcagaaaaggtATTTTCTCATAAATCAAAGggcaaacaaataacaaataagaACTTAATAGTAAGAATTTAAACCCATAAGAGgagcagaaaaaagaaatgacaggaTGGCCTAAAAATATCAAAGTGAGGCAGTCACACAATTTGGTAAGCAGTCTGACCAGACTTTTCACCAATGTTAACGGgcaaaatagggcctggcgtgatagccagGTGGGTAAAGTTGTTGCCTAGcgtgtgccaggattccacatggatgcaggttcgtatcctcgctgctccacttcctttccagctccctgcctgtggcctggaaagcagtcgaggacagaccaaagccttgggaccctgcacctgcatagcagacctggaagaagtgtctGTCTTCCAATCAGCTGGCTCAGCTCGAGCccttgtgccacttggggagtgaaccagtggctggaagatcttccttctctgtgaatctgactttccaataaaaataaattaaaaaaaaaaacgggcgGGGGAGTTCAATACCAAAACAGAAGCTATAACTGTGTCATTTATCAGTGGAGACGATTACTTGCTGGAAATACATTAACAAAATACTTTCCAGAACATTATCTTGATTTTTAGTTCAAAGCACACCTGTATTTAGTAatccaaattaatttttttctcaatgaAATACAAGGAAAAGAAACTATACAAAACTGGTCAGGAAAACACTTGCATTTTATCTGTAATATTAGAAATATGCTCTTGTGCCATTACTATTCATCGCATACGGTTGTTTAATGAGGAAAAACTTCGGCTCTCTGAATCACCCTAGCTGAATTTCAAATGTTAAACAGCTTCATATGCTAGTGGGCGTGACAAAGAGCAGATACAGAACATTTCCACCATCACCatcaaagaaaagtttttttGGACAGTGCTACTGTAAATGGTTACAGGAAAGAGGGTAATTTATGCATACAGGATTCCCAGGTCATTCTAACTGAACCCTAGGGAAGCTCTTCAGGTTCTTTCCTCAATGTCTACCACAACGGTTTCTCATGTCATCAAAAGGCAGTTCTGCCTAGACTCTAGTCAAAGTTTATTCTAGAAATGTTGTAAAAACCTGTTAAAAATGCTGCTTCAAACACCACTCCCAGTCTCTCCTCCAACTGACCAGAAAGCAATATACAGTATGGCACTCAATACCTTGTTTTCTTCAAAGAAAGTGCTGCTTTTTGGAAGATGGACAGCTTATCCCTCtttgaagcaagcagaaaattgCTGCTTAATAGAGCAGAAACATACCTGAGGTCAAATGCCCGGCCACCTCATCTTCAGTGTATACTCACAAAACTTTTGGACCAATTAAATGAATGGACAGACAGAAAGTAAATCACTAAGTTACTTCCGAGGAACCTGGAGAAGAAATTGCTCCTCAAAACATCTTTTTCTTATTGTCTGGTATCCTGAGATCCGCACGTCTGGCTTTTATATATTGAACATGGTCTGTCCATGTTATTTTGCGTGTTCTTAAAAATTAACATCTATTCCCAACTTGACCCTAAATCTAGAATTTGAACTTAAAAATATTCAACTCACCTTAATTATGCTCAGATAAGCTATTTCACAATCCCAAATCTGGACCCCTTTTCAGATAAGTTTGTCTGCAGTCCTAATATTCCTAAAATATTAAGTTTTAATAGACAATGGGTTGATAGCACGGGAAAGGATTCTTTAGATACAGATTCAAATTTTGTACTGAGTCAGTAAAGATCATCTAATCATGACAcctttataacttttaaaaactcaGGTGCAGAATTTTAAGGCAGGTCATTAAGACAAAACTGTACAATACAGTATTTACAAATCATATTTGCCATTTTTCTTCAGCTACTCTGCTGAGAACTAGCAGCCACCATGGCTTGGTGACTGTCTTGAAACCCAGGGCTTCTCACTGCCAATCTCTCCTGTGACAGAGATCGCCCTGACATCAACTGCAACAAGCTCCCAGCCACTGCACTGCTGAGACGCTTAAATATCTATGCAacattttcagagaaaatttACATGAGGGGTATCTATGTGTTTTTTATACAAGACATATTTAGCCTTGGGGGAAAAGGCCATACAATTCATTTGCAAATCATCCCGTGTCTTTAATAAAATCTTAGTTACCTTTTTAATTGTGTTCTTTGCCaggtcttaaaaaacaaaagcacttCCACTGTAAAGTTACACAGGGCTCGTTAAGGACACAAAAATGCACTCTGAAAAAGTACACatgcatttcaaacatttttacatCAAAGTAAGCCATctctcttcattctgttttccatgaaccttttgaaatatTCTTCTGTGTACCTCTTCTCTGGAAAGTTTGACACTTTCACAATCTCTATTCCTACACTTAACGAAGAAGCACAGCGTAACGTCCAACGAGACTGTTGGACGTAcctggacaatgggatgccgcACTGACACTGTACctgcaatgtcggggtacacaaataatagactgatggaatcatggcTCCTTACAAAGGCGGCTCCACTCCCCGGATGCCTACCGACTATTACCGATGCCTATTACCCATGATTctatgtatgtgtacacacacccacacacccacacacatggaGGGGGATATCCCCCTCTGAAGGAAACACTCATAGGTGTCTACCCATTTCTAAGCCCTGAACcatttcaaaaacacaaatatgCTTTTCAAGCAATTTTAAGAGCAACTATCCACCCATACTTACCTGTAAATCTTTTTTCAGTTTTAGCAAATCTTCGTTTTCTCCATTTCCGGACAATGCAGCTTCAACTTGTTGGAGCTGAGCTTTGTAGCTTGCCAGCTGCTTTGCTAGATCCTCGGACATCTGAAGGGAAGTAAGAAGGATCAGACCAAGAAAATAGCGCACAAAATAGTTTCCCCGCCTGCCTGAATGAACCGGTTTTGCTGCCAAGTCTTCAGCATTACTGTTGCATCACCAGCACACTGAAACTTAACTAGACCACAAACATCAAGGCAAGGGGTCCTGAAAACGACAACCGGCTGAGAGGATTCCGTGGAAAAACAGAAGCTGGAGAACGCAACCGGAAACTGTCATCGTCTCAAGGAGTTCAAGTGTAAGGCTGTCACACCTTTAAAACAGTCTGTTGGGAAAACTCCCAACTTGCAAGAGAATAGTTTGGGGCCATTAAAGGATGCGTCCAAAGCCATATGCAGAGTTCTTCACTAACTCCCCCATCTGAGCCACTCCACAGGGCGTAGTAACAAGTTCTTTCCCGGAAACATTATTTTCTCCAATAAAACAGCACAAACCCAGCACTGTTTACGTATCCTAAGAAAAACTGACTTTGGCCGAAAACAGCGAAACCAGAATTAACCTTTCCTCGACTGTTTGTAAGTTCACACACTGGGTTTCCAAGAGCCCCAGTGGGAAAGCTTCCCGCGGGTCCCCCGGAGCCCGCCGCCCCGCCGCTCGGCTTCTCCCGATTCCCACAAACCAGCGTCCACCGAAACGACCAGAAGCTCTCGGCGTGCCAAGACGCGCGGGGGTCCCCACTGCACCCCGGCCCCCCGGGCGGCCCGACACACTCCCCGACGGGGCCCGGCCGAGGCCGGCGGGGCCTAACTCCCACACGGGGTGTTACCTTGTCTGGGGTGGGGACGGGGCGGCGGGAAGGGGGCAGATGAGCCCGgggacggcggcggcggcgacaggaacagcagcaggaaaACGCAGAAAACCCTCCGCGACGACAACCAGGCGACTCGCTGCGAGAAGGAACAACTCGGTccgcggggagggggaggggaggaacgCCGGGCGCCGGGAGGAGGCAAAGACAGAGGAGAGCGAAACCTCGCGAGACTTGCACGCTCTCGCGAGAGGTCTCCCCTGCGCACGTGacgcctctcctcctctcggcGGCCGGCGGGactggcgcaggggcttgtgggATACGGAACCAGGAGGAGAGGAAGTGACACGCCCGAGCCGGGCCCGGCGCAGGAATTGCGTTTGTCTTACGTCAGTTCCTGCTGGGCCGTCGCCTCCTTCGTGAGGGGGCGTGTGGTCGCCGTTGTTTTTGCCGAGGTTCTCGGGGTGGTCACCTCGAGTCTCTCAGCCCTGAATCCGCGGTCTGGGCACCCGGGCGCTTGTTGGCCACGCAGAATCTTGAGTGCGGAAGTGTGGCAGTGGGCTGGAACAAGCAGGGGTGCTGATGTCCCCCCAAGTCGGAAACCGCTGTCCTATCCACCGTGACACTGCCTCTCAAGCAAACAAAAGCGATACTGCGTTTGAATTCCTAGGAGAAGATGGAAACGGTTGTACGCATCGTTCTAAGCACTTCCCGTGTATTCATTCTTTGTGCTATGACCTGAAGCAGCAATAATCTTTAACTCGGAGTGTTATTCCGAATAGGTTTTCTGGTTAACATTTCTGCTCAAGACTCAAGATCTACCTTCAGTGCCTTATTTGTCTTCAAACGTTGGCCTTCAGACTTCACGGTTATTCTACCTGAAGTCTTTAAGCTTGCATATATTTTGTTGAAACTCACTATGTAAATGTTAAAGAAAGACTCCCAAGTTGTCGTCAGACTATACAGCTATTTCAATTGCTTGGGTTGCTGCAAACCacgctgttgcaggcatttgagacgtgaactggcagatagaagatctctctttgatacctaaataaaaataaagttaagtaCATTATAAACAaagaatggaaaaatcttccactgACGAGCAGAATACCAGCATTCCTTCAGTTTGAAAGACTGTGATCTACTGCCTCACACAGGATTAGAAACGACCAGAGTTCGTTAGGCCATAAAGAAGCAGCATGTAGTAGCACAGATGGCGTGGCCCATCTGAAATGCTTTCAGTCACAAGTGTTGAGCTTACACAAAATTGTTTTGAGAGCTTTGGCAAAATTTGGATATTTGCAATGGATGTCTTGGATACACAATGTTTATTTTCTATAGATACCTTACACAAGTACACGTTAGATGGCAAGTTAATAGCATGTTTTAGTGTATCCACAGTTTGACTGCAGTCGGTCAACGGGAAGCCAGGAGCACGTTTGCCTTTGTCGTGTTACGTCAGTACTACAGATTTGGGATTTTGGAGCTTTTTGGATTTCAGAGTTTCAGATCTGTATGATCAGCCATGTTCTAACCACACATTCTTAGTAGTATATGTTCTGGAGTTACAAAACTGAAACAGACAAATGCCCACAAACGGACTTACCGCTAGTAGTATTGTAATTTCACAGCTTTTgtctatataaaaatacatatcaaaGATGCAGAAGTAGCTGTGAGGAGACCGTCTGATGTCAAATTTGAGTTAtaagttttcatgttttttttttcaaagcagtgTGATCTTGAGGGTGCCCATGTGTTGATACCTCAATGCCATTCCTCACTAAAAGGAAAGGGCATTTCTTAGACAAATCGTTACTTTCAGATCACAAGCCCAGGAAGCACGAAGTGGAGTTGAAGTCCTTTTCCAGAAAACAAGGAGTTACCCCTATACCAATGGGATCAGGTCAAAACCCACAAAAATTAGCTTTGAGGCAGAAatggaatttctttttgttttttaagatttatttgtttttattggaaaggcagatatacagagatgaggagagacagagaggaagatcttccatccgatcattcactccccaaacagctgcaacagctggcactgagccaatcagaagccaggagccaagagcttcttccaggtctcccacgcaggtacagggtcccaaagccttgggccatcctcgactgctttcccaggctacaagcagggagctgaacaggaagtagGCCTAtagtgattagaaccagcgtgcctttgggatcctgggcatgcaaggcgaggaccttaaccactacattatcacaccgggcccagatATTGAATTTCACTAGCCAGATATGAATCAATTTGGCTGCTAAAAAGAGTAATAGGGGTGTTTGGTTCAGAAGTTTAGTTGCTAattggaatgcctgcattccatattaaaTGCGTGGCTCAAGCCCCGTCTACttcaaaccagcttcctgttaatgtgctctgGCTAGGGCTGGAACAGGCTGCAGGTTGAAGCGTGGGACATCATCTGAGTCCACCACACACCGGGCAGctgcccaagcactcgggccaggttttgttaccttcccaggtgcattagcagggagctgaatgggaagtagagcagccaggactgatcaagtgctcgtatgggatgctggcatccacgTCACAGAATGAGGCTTAAAATTTATGCCACAGCACAACAACCTGAGGACAATATCTTAGCTTAGAAATGAAGTGtcggccccggcggcgtggcccagcggctaaagtcctcaccttgaatgcactgggatcccgtatgggcgccagttctaattccggcagctccatttcccatccagctccctgcttgtggcctgggaaagcagtcaaggatgtcccaaaaccttgggactctgcacccatgtgggagacctggaggaagttcctggctcctggcttcggactggcacagcaccagccgttgcagctcacttggggaatgaatcatcagatggctgatcttcctctctgtctctcctcatctctgtatatctgactttccaataaaaataaataaatcctaaaaaaaaaaaaaaaagaaatgaagtgtcaaggacccagtgcaatagcctattggctaaattcctcaccttgcatgcactggaatcccatataggcaccagttcatgtcccagcagccccgcttcccatccagtttcctgcttgtggcctgggaaagtagtagaggatgaaccaaaaccttgggatcctccaactgtgtgggagacccagaagaacctcctcgctcctagctttggaatggctcagctcctgccttggcggccacttggggagtgaatcagcagacagaagatcttcctctctgtctcttctcctctctgtatatctggcttcccaataaaaaataaataaatcttagaaaaaataatgaagtgtCATGATATCTGTAGCTTGCGTTCAGGTGATCTGGCTGAACtatgtaaaattttataaaattcttatatatatatacatgtttgtgtgaatatacata
This window harbors:
- the SMNDC1 gene encoding survival of motor neuron-related-splicing factor 30 isoform X2, translated to MEVIELTKDLLSTQPSETLTSSDSFASTQPTHSWKVGDKCMAIWSEDGQCYEAEIEEIDEENGTAAITFAGYGNAEVTPLLNLKPVEEGRKAKEDSGSKPMSKKEMIAQQREYKKKKALKKAQRIKELEQEREDQKVKWQQFNNRAYSKNKKGQVKRSIFASPESVTGKVGVGTCGIADKPMTQYQDTSKYNVRHLMPQ
- the SMNDC1 gene encoding survival of motor neuron-related-splicing factor 30 isoform X1: MSEDLAKQLASYKAQLQQVEAALSGNGENEDLLKLKKDLQEVIELTKDLLSTQPSETLTSSDSFASTQPTHSWKVGDKCMAIWSEDGQCYEAEIEEIDEENGTAAITFAGYGNAEVTPLLNLKPVEEGRKAKEDSGSKPMSKKEMIAQQREYKKKKALKKAQRIKELEQEREDQKVKWQQFNNRAYSKNKKGQVKRSIFASPESVTGKVGVGTCGIADKPMTQYQDTSKYNVRHLMPQ